From Pseudarthrobacter equi, a single genomic window includes:
- a CDS encoding DUF429 domain-containing protein: MRTLGVDLAAASKKTAAAVIEWYLDSQGKGRATLAHLALDVDDEAIVDLFGTSDMTGVDCPVGWPDALIPFLTGHLDNVAAPVLEHDGIAGRRLLAYRDTDRFCTAQTGLIPLSVSADRLAHPAMRCAVIQAKIAALHGPQSRDGSGRLAEVYPAASLKIWGLNGRGYKGRGSTETERLGVLLEALREQAPWLDLAGHEAQLAASDDLFDAVVASLTARAVARRRTLLPDEAHARAARSEGWIHLPSCGLSGLPD, from the coding sequence ATGAGGACCCTCGGCGTGGACCTGGCGGCAGCCTCCAAGAAAACCGCTGCCGCCGTCATCGAGTGGTACCTGGATTCCCAAGGAAAGGGCCGCGCCACGCTCGCCCATCTGGCCCTGGATGTGGATGACGAGGCGATTGTGGACCTGTTCGGCACCAGCGACATGACCGGCGTCGACTGCCCTGTCGGCTGGCCGGACGCGCTGATCCCGTTCCTCACCGGGCACCTGGACAACGTCGCGGCCCCGGTGCTCGAACACGACGGCATCGCCGGCCGGCGGCTCCTCGCCTACCGGGACACGGACCGTTTCTGCACCGCCCAGACGGGCCTGATTCCGCTGAGCGTTTCTGCGGACCGGCTGGCTCACCCTGCCATGCGCTGCGCCGTGATCCAGGCGAAGATCGCCGCCCTGCATGGCCCCCAGTCCCGGGATGGCTCCGGCCGGCTGGCCGAGGTGTATCCGGCGGCCTCGCTCAAGATCTGGGGCCTCAACGGCCGCGGCTACAAGGGCCGCGGCAGCACGGAAACCGAACGGCTCGGCGTGCTCCTTGAAGCCCTCCGTGAGCAGGCGCCGTGGCTGGACCTGGCCGGGCACGAGGCCCAGCTGGCGGCCTCGGACGACCTGTTCGACGCCGTCGTCGCCTCGCTGACCGCCCGGGCCGTGGCCCGCCGTCGTACACTCCTCCCCGATGAGGCGCACGCGCGGGCCGCCCGCAGCGAGGGCTGGATCCACCTGCCCTCGTGCGGACTCAGCGGCCTCCCGGACTGA
- a CDS encoding carboxylesterase family protein, producing the protein MNSEPAVTSELLFHPPCGPVSGWRDGDVLRATGIPYATAARFQPPAAAADWTETFAATSLAPACPQGPVPFLDDVLGTRYGELPGSEDCQNLSITMPGDLKPGEKLPVMVWIHGGSYTTGSGDLAIFDPARLVAENRVIVVSVTYRLGLFGFLATRTGRPANLGLLDQLEAFRWVHRNIAAFGGDPGCVTAFGQSAGGDAIAHLMATPEAPSLFRRAIIQSAPLGIARGRARMNHAMGIAAESVTEETPAMEVVDREAQVAQVSRKFGMLAAMPFGTQYGHAPLPEEKDIAAAWDRSAPGIDILIGHTSEEARLFLPRSPFLMRLLKVPGVGAAAVRAVDWVVTETVYGWASRKFARRHKRAGGRAHRYLLSWHAPDNLFGAAHTIDLPLLLGNRETWDGVGLIAGAPWETVDMTGRLVRALWAGFARGDDLGEAGAVDDALHYRRV; encoded by the coding sequence GTGAATTCCGAGCCAGCCGTGACGTCCGAGCTTCTGTTCCATCCACCGTGCGGGCCCGTCAGCGGCTGGCGGGACGGCGACGTACTCCGCGCCACGGGTATCCCCTACGCCACGGCGGCCCGCTTCCAGCCTCCTGCTGCTGCGGCGGACTGGACCGAAACCTTCGCCGCTACCTCCCTGGCACCGGCGTGCCCGCAGGGTCCCGTCCCGTTTCTCGACGACGTCCTGGGCACCCGGTACGGCGAACTCCCCGGCAGCGAAGACTGCCAGAACCTGTCCATCACCATGCCCGGTGATCTGAAGCCCGGCGAGAAGCTGCCCGTGATGGTCTGGATCCACGGCGGCTCCTACACCACGGGGTCCGGGGACCTCGCCATCTTCGACCCCGCCCGGCTTGTTGCCGAGAACCGCGTGATCGTGGTGTCGGTGACCTACCGGCTGGGTTTGTTCGGTTTCCTGGCCACCCGCACCGGCCGGCCGGCGAACCTGGGCCTGCTGGACCAGCTGGAGGCGTTCCGCTGGGTGCACCGGAACATCGCGGCGTTCGGCGGCGATCCCGGTTGCGTCACGGCATTCGGCCAGTCGGCCGGCGGGGATGCCATCGCCCACCTGATGGCCACCCCAGAAGCGCCGTCGCTGTTCCGCCGTGCCATCATCCAAAGTGCGCCACTGGGGATTGCCCGCGGCCGGGCTCGGATGAACCACGCCATGGGGATCGCCGCGGAATCGGTGACGGAGGAAACCCCGGCCATGGAAGTGGTGGACCGGGAGGCACAGGTGGCGCAGGTGTCGCGGAAGTTCGGGATGCTGGCCGCCATGCCGTTCGGAACCCAGTACGGCCACGCCCCGCTGCCTGAGGAGAAGGACATCGCCGCCGCCTGGGACCGGTCTGCGCCGGGCATCGACATCCTGATCGGCCACACCTCGGAGGAAGCGCGGCTGTTCCTCCCCAGGAGTCCGTTCCTGATGCGCCTGCTCAAGGTACCGGGAGTGGGGGCCGCCGCGGTGCGCGCCGTCGACTGGGTGGTCACCGAAACCGTCTACGGGTGGGCGTCGCGGAAGTTTGCGCGCCGCCACAAGCGTGCAGGAGGACGGGCGCACCGTTACCTGCTGAGCTGGCATGCGCCGGACAACCTCTTCGGCGCAGCCCACACCATCGACCTGCCGCTGCTCCTGGGCAACCGGGAAACCTGGGACGGCGTGGGGCTGATCGCCGGCGCGCCGTGGGAGACGGTAGACATGACCGGGCGGCTGGTCCGGGCCTTGTGGGCCGGCTTCGCCCGCGGGGATGACCTGGGCGAGGCCGGCGCTGTGGACGACGCGCTGCACTACCGGAGGGTCTGA
- a CDS encoding inorganic diphosphatase, with protein sequence MKHDVTIEIPKGSRVKYEVDHETGRVRLDRVLFTSMQYPTHYGFFENTLGEDGDPLDALVLLQDFDLHPGVIVESRPIGVFNMTDDGGGDAKVLCVPVDARFDHIQEVSDVSEFLIKEIEHFFTRYKDLEPGKWVKAEGWGDRAAAEAELEASIKRYVPTGH encoded by the coding sequence ATGAAGCACGACGTGACCATCGAGATCCCCAAGGGATCACGCGTCAAGTACGAAGTCGACCACGAGACCGGCCGCGTCCGCCTGGACCGCGTCCTCTTCACCTCCATGCAGTACCCCACGCACTACGGTTTCTTCGAGAACACCCTGGGCGAAGACGGCGATCCGCTGGACGCGCTGGTGCTCCTGCAGGACTTCGACCTGCACCCCGGTGTCATCGTTGAATCCCGCCCCATCGGCGTCTTCAACATGACCGACGACGGCGGCGGAGACGCCAAGGTCCTCTGCGTTCCTGTTGACGCGCGCTTCGACCACATCCAGGAAGTCAGCGATGTCAGCGAATTCCTGATCAAGGAAATCGAGCACTTCTTCACCCGTTACAAGGACCTGGAGCCGGGCAAGTGGGTCAAGGCCGAGGGCTGGGGCGACCGCGCCGCTGCCGAAGCCGAGCTGGAAGCCTCCATCAAGCGTTACGTCCCCACCGGACACTAG
- the dacB gene encoding D-alanyl-D-alanine carboxypeptidase/D-alanyl-D-alanine endopeptidase, which translates to MTKTTSAEAWHRRALKAAALGLPGRSAGPGKPWHLLLLAALLLVLALPAAALVAPGFLGPEPPPPAPEAPPWQREPSALASPQGLAPLQSTAPVPDPAVLSARVDPLLKTDGGGTFTGIVQDALTGQVLFDRGGADSRVPASNMKLLTSVAALRALGPDHTFATRVVDGPAANQVVLVGGGDVLLGPGESKPGDVMGRAGLTTLAAQTVASLQSNGATGEIKVLLDDSLFTGPALNPAWQEGDVAVGEVAPVYPLAMNSARYDPAVTTGPRPQDAAQTAAEEFAARLRAAGAAAGLTVAAGVDRSPGAGSPAPAAGTERPDVLAEVQSATVADQVDLLLQESDNYLAEVMGRMASLADGGPGSNDGATAAVGSQLAQAGVAAGPLTLVDVCGLAMGNQVSAGQFAEVVRAITTGTDARLRAALDGFPVAGLTGTLDSRYGDESTVQGAGLVRAKTGTLNTVLALSGYVVDADGRLLVFSFIGNGLTPGAAGNKVALDRAATALAGCGCR; encoded by the coding sequence ATGACCAAAACCACCAGCGCGGAAGCGTGGCACCGCCGTGCGCTGAAGGCCGCGGCGCTGGGCCTTCCGGGCAGGTCCGCCGGCCCCGGAAAACCCTGGCACCTCCTCCTGCTCGCGGCACTCCTGCTGGTCCTTGCCCTCCCGGCGGCGGCACTCGTCGCCCCCGGATTCCTCGGCCCCGAGCCTCCCCCGCCTGCGCCCGAGGCCCCGCCCTGGCAGCGCGAACCGTCAGCTCTGGCCTCCCCGCAGGGACTGGCTCCGCTGCAATCCACCGCCCCGGTCCCGGACCCAGCCGTTCTGTCGGCGCGGGTGGACCCGCTGTTAAAGACCGACGGCGGCGGTACTTTTACGGGCATCGTGCAGGATGCGCTGACGGGCCAGGTCCTCTTCGACCGGGGCGGCGCCGACAGCCGGGTGCCGGCGTCGAACATGAAGCTGCTGACCTCCGTGGCCGCCCTGCGCGCACTGGGCCCGGACCATACGTTCGCCACGCGCGTGGTGGACGGGCCGGCCGCCAACCAGGTAGTGCTGGTGGGTGGCGGCGACGTCCTGCTCGGACCCGGTGAATCGAAGCCGGGCGACGTGATGGGCCGTGCCGGCCTCACCACCCTCGCGGCCCAGACAGTGGCATCCCTGCAGTCCAATGGTGCAACGGGGGAAATCAAGGTCCTGCTGGACGATTCCCTGTTTACCGGCCCGGCCCTGAACCCGGCCTGGCAGGAGGGCGACGTTGCCGTTGGCGAAGTGGCGCCCGTGTATCCGCTGGCCATGAACTCGGCGCGCTACGACCCCGCCGTGACAACGGGACCACGCCCGCAGGACGCCGCGCAGACCGCCGCGGAGGAATTCGCGGCCCGGCTCCGCGCCGCAGGTGCCGCCGCGGGACTGACCGTGGCGGCCGGCGTTGACCGCTCACCGGGTGCGGGCTCGCCTGCCCCGGCTGCCGGAACCGAACGGCCCGACGTCCTGGCCGAGGTGCAGTCAGCCACGGTGGCGGACCAGGTGGACCTGCTGCTGCAGGAATCAGACAATTACCTGGCCGAGGTCATGGGGCGGATGGCGTCCCTTGCGGACGGCGGTCCGGGCAGCAACGACGGCGCCACGGCGGCTGTCGGCAGCCAATTGGCCCAGGCGGGGGTCGCGGCGGGCCCCCTGACGCTGGTGGATGTGTGCGGCCTGGCGATGGGCAACCAGGTCTCGGCGGGCCAATTCGCCGAGGTGGTCCGGGCCATCACCACCGGCACCGATGCCAGGCTCCGGGCCGCCCTGGACGGCTTCCCTGTGGCTGGCCTCACCGGCACCCTTGATTCCCGGTACGGCGACGAGTCCACCGTCCAGGGGGCGGGGCTGGTCCGGGCCAAGACAGGAACACTCAACACCGTCCTGGCGCTCAGCGGCTACGTCGTTGACGCGGACGGCCGGCTCCTGGTGTTCTCCTTCATCGGCAACGGCCTGACACCCGGAGCCGCAGGCAACAAGGTGGCGCTGGACCGTGCGGCAACGGCGCTCGCAGGGTGCGGCTGCCGGTAG
- a CDS encoding zinc-dependent metalloprotease gives MESTAAQSAPISSADAASLINWDLAASTAARLAPAGPDLKPAAINEAVDSLRRLADASVPHVHEITGLEAARDLRDSSVLVVDRASWAKANTQSFAVMLKPAMQKMLDNRRGSLSPSAASVSGAITGSQLGAVLAFLSSKVLGQYDPFAALAENSSAPAAGRLLLVAPNIVSVERELNVAPEDFRLWVCLHEQTHRVQFAAAPWLRHHMLDQIDNLSGHLLGNVDSLMDRASAAARSLKDRSATGNTPGRGAILDLLQDPEEKAAISHLTAVMSLLEGHANVVMDAVDASIVRSVKTIRQRFNDRGKDRGVVEKFIRSLLGLDAKMRQYSDGARFVRAVVGVAGMEGFNRVWESADHLPTEPEIHDAKLWLERMGL, from the coding sequence ATGGAGTCCACTGCAGCCCAGTCCGCCCCCATCTCATCTGCTGATGCCGCTTCCCTGATCAACTGGGACCTGGCGGCTTCCACTGCGGCACGGCTGGCTCCTGCCGGGCCGGACCTGAAGCCGGCAGCCATCAACGAAGCCGTAGACAGCCTCCGCAGGCTCGCCGACGCCTCCGTTCCGCACGTCCACGAGATCACCGGCCTGGAAGCTGCCCGCGACCTCCGGGATTCCTCGGTGCTGGTGGTGGACCGGGCATCGTGGGCCAAGGCAAACACGCAGTCCTTCGCGGTGATGCTGAAGCCGGCCATGCAGAAGATGCTGGATAACCGTCGCGGGTCGCTGAGCCCTTCCGCGGCCAGCGTCAGCGGCGCCATCACCGGCAGCCAGCTGGGCGCCGTCCTGGCGTTCCTGTCCAGCAAGGTCCTGGGACAGTACGATCCGTTCGCGGCGCTGGCCGAAAACTCCTCCGCCCCGGCCGCCGGGCGGCTCCTGCTGGTGGCCCCCAACATCGTCTCCGTGGAGCGCGAACTCAACGTGGCGCCCGAGGACTTCCGGCTGTGGGTCTGCCTGCACGAACAGACCCACCGGGTCCAGTTCGCCGCCGCACCGTGGCTGCGCCACCACATGCTGGACCAGATCGATAACCTCAGCGGACACCTGCTGGGCAACGTGGATTCGCTGATGGACCGGGCCTCGGCGGCTGCGCGCTCGCTGAAGGACCGTTCCGCCACCGGAAACACCCCGGGCCGCGGCGCCATCCTGGACCTGCTGCAGGATCCGGAGGAGAAAGCCGCCATCTCGCACCTCACGGCCGTGATGAGCCTGCTCGAAGGCCACGCAAACGTGGTGATGGACGCCGTGGACGCCAGCATCGTTCGCTCCGTCAAGACCATCCGGCAGCGGTTCAACGACCGCGGCAAGGACCGTGGCGTGGTGGAGAAGTTCATCCGCAGCCTGCTGGGCCTGGACGCGAAGATGCGGCAGTACTCGGACGGCGCCCGTTTTGTCCGCGCCGTGGTTGGCGTGGCCGGCATGGAGGGCTTCAACCGGGTCTGGGAGTCGGCCGACCACCTGCCCACCGAGCCGGAGATCCACGACGCCAAGCTGTGGCTTGAGCGGATGGGCCTGTAA
- the tilS gene encoding tRNA lysidine(34) synthetase TilS yields MLGDALAQAGYPAHVLVACSGGPDSMALAAVAAYFARRGSIDGHPVTVGAVVVDHQLQEGSGRVAADTASALRELGLAPVEVHTVTVACAGMGPEAAAREARHAALEAAAAGQGAGAILLGHTLDDQAEQVLLGLARGSGTRSLAGMRPTRAGTGNALLLRPLLGLRRADTEEICEVEELDPWHDPTNTDPAFARSRTRVEVLPHLEEKLGPGVAESLARTASILQLDADYLEDVAESTYASLVEWNGAEASLPEDALRDLAPAIRFRVIAKAAAGVGGQQPSYRRLVAAEALLRRQGSAGPVQLPGGVAAYRLSLAELEGPATADRPGTGPREPARCGKLVFRPLKPATH; encoded by the coding sequence ATGTTGGGTGACGCCCTGGCGCAGGCCGGCTATCCGGCGCACGTCCTGGTGGCCTGCAGCGGCGGGCCGGACTCGATGGCGCTGGCCGCCGTCGCCGCCTACTTCGCCCGCCGCGGCAGCATTGACGGCCATCCCGTCACCGTCGGCGCCGTGGTGGTGGACCACCAGCTGCAGGAAGGCTCCGGCCGCGTGGCGGCTGACACCGCCAGTGCCCTTCGGGAACTGGGCCTCGCCCCGGTCGAGGTCCACACCGTGACAGTGGCATGCGCCGGCATGGGGCCCGAGGCCGCTGCCCGCGAGGCCCGCCACGCAGCGCTCGAAGCGGCAGCGGCGGGCCAGGGTGCCGGCGCCATCCTGCTGGGGCACACCCTGGATGACCAGGCCGAGCAGGTGCTGCTGGGCCTGGCCCGTGGCTCCGGAACCCGATCACTCGCCGGCATGCGGCCCACCCGCGCAGGGACCGGAAACGCCCTGCTGCTCCGTCCCCTCCTGGGGCTCCGCCGGGCCGACACGGAGGAGATCTGCGAGGTGGAGGAGCTGGACCCCTGGCACGATCCCACCAACACGGACCCCGCGTTCGCCCGTTCCCGGACCCGGGTGGAAGTCCTCCCGCACCTCGAGGAGAAACTGGGCCCCGGCGTCGCGGAATCCCTGGCGCGCACCGCCTCCATCCTGCAACTGGACGCCGACTACCTCGAGGATGTGGCGGAAAGCACCTACGCGTCCCTGGTGGAGTGGAACGGTGCCGAAGCAAGCCTTCCGGAAGACGCCCTGCGCGACCTCGCCCCGGCCATCCGTTTCCGCGTGATCGCCAAGGCCGCTGCCGGTGTCGGCGGCCAGCAGCCCAGCTATCGGCGCCTTGTGGCGGCGGAAGCGCTGCTGCGGCGGCAGGGCTCGGCGGGCCCGGTGCAGCTGCCCGGAGGGGTAGCCGCCTACCGGTTGTCGCTGGCCGAACTCGAAGGGCCCGCGACCGCAGACCGCCCCGGGACCGGTCCCCGCGAACCCGCGCGCTGTGGGAAGCTAGTATTCCGGCCGCTAAAACCGGCCACACATTAG
- the hpt gene encoding hypoxanthine phosphoribosyltransferase, which produces MDSNDVQADLKHVLYTKEQIQQRITELAAQIDKDYEGRELLIVGVLKGAVMVMADLARALHSHVSMDWMAVSSYGSGTQSSGVVRILKDLDTDLMGKDVLIVEDIIDSGLTLSWLKTNLESRGTASVEICTAFRKPTAAKVQIDVKYVGYDIPNEFVVGYGLDYAEKYRNLDFVGTLAPHVYE; this is translated from the coding sequence GTGGATTCAAACGACGTCCAGGCAGACCTCAAGCACGTTCTCTACACCAAGGAACAGATCCAGCAGCGCATCACCGAACTCGCTGCCCAGATCGACAAGGACTACGAAGGCCGCGAACTGCTCATCGTGGGCGTGCTCAAGGGCGCGGTCATGGTCATGGCGGACCTGGCCCGTGCACTGCACAGCCACGTCTCGATGGACTGGATGGCTGTGTCCTCCTACGGCTCCGGCACCCAGTCCTCCGGCGTGGTGCGCATCCTGAAGGACCTGGACACGGACCTCATGGGCAAGGACGTGCTGATCGTCGAGGACATCATCGATTCCGGCCTCACCCTGTCCTGGCTGAAGACCAACCTGGAATCCCGCGGCACCGCGTCGGTGGAAATTTGCACCGCCTTCCGCAAGCCCACCGCCGCCAAGGTCCAGATCGACGTCAAGTACGTGGGCTACGACATCCCCAACGAGTTCGTTGTGGGCTACGGCCTGGACTACGCGGAAAAGTACCGCAACCTGGACTTCGTGGGCACCCTGGCCCCGCACGTCTACGAGTAG
- a CDS encoding VOC family protein: MQLGGFSVGLAVQDLAASMEFYRKLGFTQYAGDPDQNWVIMKNGDTNIGLFKGMLEKNVLIFNPGWDQDAKPTEPFTDVRELQEQLRAQGVPFAAEADVQTTGPASAILIDPDGNPVYLDQHV; the protein is encoded by the coding sequence ATGCAGCTCGGCGGTTTCTCGGTAGGCCTCGCCGTGCAGGACCTCGCAGCTTCCATGGAGTTTTACCGGAAGCTCGGGTTCACGCAGTACGCCGGTGACCCGGACCAGAACTGGGTCATCATGAAGAACGGGGACACGAACATCGGGCTGTTCAAGGGCATGCTCGAGAAGAACGTGCTGATCTTCAACCCGGGCTGGGACCAGGACGCCAAGCCGACGGAACCCTTCACGGACGTGCGGGAGCTCCAGGAGCAGCTGCGGGCGCAGGGCGTCCCGTTTGCCGCCGAGGCAGACGTGCAGACCACCGGGCCCGCGAGTGCCATCCTGATTGACCCCGACGGCAACCCCGTCTACCTGGACCAGCACGTCTGA
- a CDS encoding LacI family DNA-binding transcriptional regulator: protein MARSNIGIKDVAVAAGVSATTVSHVLNDVTYARISPETRKKVKAAAEQLGYEPNRVAQALRNRRTGVLGLVSEDVATTPHAGRIILGADDAARARGYTLMLINTAATAGAASREGDVEAVLERQVDGILYATMYHRVLDAPANLGKVPTVLVDAVTADGLFPSVVPDEYGGARAAVRALLDAGHTRIGFINNVQDVPSTSERLRGFRDTLTAAGLDAGLAPVEASSSDAAGGYEAAARILRSGHPPSGLFCYNDQMAMGAYRAAAELGLSIPGDLSVVGFDDQELVAGSLFPGLTTVALPHYGMGAWAANHLIDALEGAGDGSSAGAGTTVLECPLVTRASVAAPRNP from the coding sequence TTGGCAAGGTCGAATATTGGCATCAAGGATGTCGCGGTGGCCGCAGGGGTGTCGGCAACCACGGTGTCGCACGTCCTGAACGACGTCACGTATGCGCGGATCAGCCCCGAGACCCGCAAAAAGGTGAAGGCGGCCGCGGAGCAGCTGGGCTACGAACCCAACCGGGTGGCGCAGGCGCTCCGCAACCGCCGCACCGGCGTGCTGGGACTGGTCAGCGAGGATGTGGCCACCACGCCGCATGCCGGCCGGATCATCCTGGGTGCCGATGACGCTGCCCGCGCCCGCGGCTACACCCTCATGCTTATCAACACCGCCGCCACTGCCGGGGCCGCATCGCGGGAAGGCGACGTGGAGGCCGTGCTGGAACGGCAGGTGGACGGCATCCTCTACGCCACCATGTACCACCGGGTCCTGGACGCGCCGGCCAACCTCGGCAAGGTGCCAACCGTCCTGGTGGATGCCGTCACCGCTGACGGGCTCTTTCCCTCAGTCGTCCCGGACGAATACGGCGGCGCCCGCGCCGCCGTCCGCGCACTGCTGGACGCCGGCCACACCCGCATCGGCTTCATCAACAACGTCCAGGACGTGCCATCCACCTCGGAGCGGCTCCGCGGCTTCCGCGACACGCTCACCGCGGCAGGGCTCGACGCCGGCCTGGCGCCGGTGGAGGCGTCGTCGTCGGACGCTGCGGGCGGGTACGAGGCAGCGGCGAGGATCCTGCGGAGCGGACACCCGCCGTCGGGCCTGTTCTGCTACAACGACCAGATGGCCATGGGGGCCTACCGGGCAGCCGCTGAACTGGGCCTCAGCATCCCCGGCGACCTCTCCGTCGTAGGGTTCGACGACCAGGAACTGGTGGCCGGCAGCCTCTTTCCCGGGCTGACCACCGTGGCGCTGCCCCACTACGGAATGGGTGCCTGGGCCGCCAACCACCTCATCGATGCGCTCGAAGGAGCAGGGGACGGTTCTTCCGCCGGCGCAGGGACGACCGTGCTGGAGTGTCCGCTGGTCACCCGCGCGTCCGTCGCCGCACCCCGGAACCCCTAG